CTGGCTTTCCGCCCGCTCCAGGTAACGGGCCATCCAGAACAGGCTTGCGGCGGCGCGGCTCAGCATGGGTCGTCCTCCAGTACCCAGGTGTCTTTGGTGCCACCACCCTGGGATGAATTAACCACCAGCGACCCTTCCTTCAGGGCCACCCGTGTGAGCCCGCCCGGCACCATCTGGATCTTCTTGCCGGACAGCACGAAGGGGCGCAGATCCAGGTGCCGGGGCGCCACGCCTTCATTGACAAAGGTCGGGCAGGTGGAGAGGCTCAGCGTCGGCTGGGCGATGTAGTCCTGGGGCCGGGCCTTGAGCAGGCTGCGGAAGGTGGCCAGTTCCTTCTTGCTCGCCTTCGGCCCGATCAGCATGCCGTAACCGCCGGCACCCTGGGCTTCCTTGACCACCAGTTCCGGCAGGTGATCCAGCACATACTGGAGGTCGGTCGGCTTTCGGCATTGCCAGGTCGGAACATTTTTCAGGATGGGTTCCTCATCCAGGTAAAACCGGATCATGTCGGGCACATAGGGGTAGATGGACTTGTCATCGGCCACCCCGGTGCCCATGGCGTTGGTCAGTACCACGTTGCCGGTGCGGTAGGCCGCGTAGAGCCCTGCCACACCGAGCATGGAATCCGGGTTGCCGGCCAGCGGGTCCAGGAAGTCATCATCGACCCGCCGGTAGATCACATCCACCTGTTGCGGGCCGACGGTGGTTTTCATGTAAACCCTGTTGTGGGCGACGAACAGGTCGGCCCCCTCCACCAGCTCCACCCCCATTTGCCGTGCCAGAAAGGCGTGTTCAAAGTAGGCGCTGTTGAACCGGCCGGGTGTCAGCACAACCACTGTAGGGTCGGGTTTGAGGGAGGCCGCCCGCAGCGTTTCGCCCAACAGGTTCGGGTAGTGCTCCACCGGTGCCACGGAAGAATGGGCAAACAGCTCCGGGAACAGCCGCATCATCATCCGGCGGTTCTCCAGCATGTAGGACACGCCGCTGGGGCAACGCAGGTTGTCCTCAAGCACGTAGAAATCGCCGTCGTTATGACGGATCAGGTCGATGCCGGCGATGTGGCAATACAGGTTCCGGGGCAGCTTCAGGTTCTGCATGCCTGGCTGGTACTGGGGGTTGGCAAACACCTGCTCGGCACTGATCACGCCGGCCTTGACGATCTCGTAGTCGTGATAGATGTCGTGCAGGAAGCGGTTCAGGGCCTGGACCCTTTGCCGGAGACCGGTTTGCAGTATGTGCCAGTCGGTGGCGGAGATGACGCGTGGAATCAGGTCAAACGGAATCAGCCGGTCCGCCCCCTGGTCCTCACCATACACGTTGAAGGTGATGCCAAGACGCTGGAACAGCACATCCGCCTCGCGGCGTTTCTCGGCGATCAGGTCCTCATCGGAGTTGACCAGCCAGTGTTCCAGCATCCGGCAATGGCTCCGTACCCGGTTGTCTTCGTCAAAGAGTTCGTCGTACAGGCCTTCGGCCGGCGTCTGGATCAGCATGGCTCGGTCTATCTCCCTGAATCGCGCCGTTGGTTACGGCGCCGAATAAGATAACCGGCTGCAAAAGACGGGCCACCACGCCTGTTTACTCGACGGCGTTGGCGCCGATGCGGTGGATGCTCAGATCCGCACCGTTGAACTCTTCCTCTTCGGTCAACCGCAGGCCGGAGATTGCGTTTATTACACTATAGACCACCAGGCCGCCGACGAAGGCAACGAGGATTCCTGCCACGGAACCGATCAGCTGTGACATCAGGCTCACGCCCCCCAGGCCACCCAGGGCCTGCTGGCCGAAGATGCCGCAGGCGATGGCCCCCCAGGCACCGCACACACCGTGCAGGGGCCAGACACCCAGCACATCGTCCAGACGCTCGATTTTCGCCTGGGCCCACTCAAACAGGTACACGAAGATGGCGCCGGCCACCGCTCCGGTAACCAGTGCACCGACCGGGTGCATCAGGTCGGAACCGGCACAGACGGCGACCAGTCCGGCCAGGGGACCGTTGTGAATAAAGCCCGGGTCTTTGCGGCCCAGAAACATGGACACCAGAATGCCGCCAACCATGGCCATCAGGCTGTTCACGGCCACCAGGCCGCTGATGCCATCCAGGGTCTGGGCAGACATGACATTGAAGCCGAACCAGCCCACGGTGAGAATCCAGGCGCCCAACGCCAGGAACGGAATGTTGGAGGGGGCAAAGGCGACCACCCTGCCGTTACGGTACCGGCCCTTGCGGGCGCCCAGTACCAGGACAGCGGCCAGGGCAATCCAGCCACCAACCGCATGCACCACAACGGAGCCGGCGAAGTCGTGGAAGGATGCACCAAACCGGGTCTGCAGCCAGCTCTGAAAACCATAATTGCCGTTCCAGATCAGGCCCTCGAAGAACGGATACACAAAGGCCACGATCAGGCTTGAGGCAATCAGCATGGGGTAGAACTTCGCCCGCTCGGCAATGCCGCCGGAGACGATGGCAGGAATGGCGGCGGCAAAGGTCATCAGGAAGAAAAACTTCACCAGTTCGTAGCCGTTGGCGGCGGTGAGCTCAGCGGCGCCGGTCATGAAATGACTGCCGTACGCGACGTAATAGCCGATAAAGAAGTAGGCTACGGTGGAGACGCCAAAGTCAGTCATGATCTTGACCAGGGCGTTCACCTGGTTCTTGTGGCGCACGGTGCCAACTTCCAGGAAGGCAAAGCCGGCGTGCATGGCCAGCACCATGATGGCACCGATAAGAATGAACAGCGTGTTGGCGCTTTCGGTCAGGGTTTGTACTGCACTCGTGATTTCCACGGGTTTTCGCTCCTGATGGTGTGTGTCTGGCCTCTGTCGGGCCTTTTTGACGTGTGTTGTTGTGCATTGATCAGGTGCAGCCTTAGCAAGAGCTGTTCCAAAACGATGCATTGCAAGAGCGGAAAGGGGGTTGCGGCAACCGTGAGCGTGGTTGGCAGGTGCCAAACAGGATTTTTTGCACTAAAGGTGTGCGTTTTTCAGGGTGACGCACCAATCTGGCGTGTTTTTACCAGCTGATTTCGCCAGGCGTTGCGCTGTGGGATTCGATCCCGAGGGGCGACTTCTGGTTCTCGGATTCCGATTGAATGAGCTCCCTGAGGCGAACTTCCTGTTCCTGCAACGGGCCGGAGAGATCGATGATGATTTCCACTCTGCGGTTCTGCGCACGGTTTTCCGCAGAGGTGTTCGGCACCCTGGGTTCGGTATCGGCCAGCCCGGTGACGGACAGACGGCTGGGCTCGACCTGGTCCCGGGCCACGAGCACATTGGCAACAGCGGCAGCGCGTGCGGCAGAGAGATCCCAGTTACTGTAGAAGCGATCGGTGCGGATGGGGAGGTTGTCGGTATGCCCCTCGATGGTCAGTTTGCCGGGAATGCCTGAGAGCACCTTCGCCATATCCAGCAACAGGCCTTCAAATTCCCAGGTCAGCTGCGCCGAGCCGGACGGAAACGAGCCTTTTTCTTCCACCCGAATCACAATGCGCCGCTGATCCTGGCTGACATTGATACGCCCGTCGGCAATAGCAGGCTCCAGGACCTTCAGGATCTCATCCATGGTTTCCTGCATCTGTTCCTCCATGGCGGCTTCGACGGCCATGTCGGTTGGACTCTTCAGGGTCTGGAGCTGAGGGGCTTCCTCGGTGGTGGTCTGTTTGACTTCGTTGACCACCGTTGGCTCGGGTGGCGCCGGCGAAAACTTGTCGAAGATGGGGCTGGTGCCCTCCGGTATTTCAAGTACCGGCACTTCCCGCTGAACACCGAAGGCCTGGGAGAGTTCGCCGGCGATCTGCTTGAATTTCTGGGCGTCGATCTCCGAAAACGACAGCAGCAACACGAAGAAGCACATCAACAGGGACATCAGGTCGGCAAAAGTGACGACCCAGGCGGGAATCCCCGGTTTTTCCTCCTCCGGTAACTCGTCCATGGCTAGGTAACCTCAGCCTCTGCGAGTTTTTCACGCTCCTTGCGCGGCAGGTAGCTGGAGAGCATCTGTTCAATAATCCGCGGGTTGGTGCCTTCCTGGATGGCAACGAGGGCGTCGATGTACAGCGACTGCATACGCGCCTCTTCGGTCATTCGCAGCGACAGCTTGTCGGCAATGGGCGTGGCGATCATGGTGGCGATCATGGCCCCATAGAGCGTGGTCAGCAGGGCGACCGCCATGGCCGGACCAATGGATTTCGGGTCTTCCATGTTCGAGAGCATCTGCACCAGGCCGACCAGTGTGCCGATCATACCCATGGCGGGGGCAACGTCGGCCATGGCGGTAAATACCTTGGCGCCGGACCGGTTGTGGTCGAGCGTCATCAGGCGCTCCTTGCCAAGAAGCTGCTTGATGGTATTGCCATTCTGGCCATCCACCAGCATCTGGATACCCTGGGCCAGAAAGGGGCTGCCGACTTCCCGGCCCTCCAGGCCAAGAACCCCTTCCTTACGGGCAACGTTGGCGATGTCCACCAGTTCTTCAATACTGGCCTGGGTTTCCGGCAATTTGAACTTGAAAGCCCTTGCCGCGGCTTTGAAGGCGCCAAAAAACTGGGCAAAGCTGAACTTGGCAAGCACCACCAGCAGGGTACCGCCAACCACGATCAACAGCGAGGGAGCGTTGATAAAAACCGAAGGTGAGGTGCCGAGAATCACGGCAGAGGCGATAATAAGTATCGCGCCAGCAAGGCCGACCAGTGTGGCAAAATCCACGGTAACTCCAGAGTTGTTTGAAAGGTCCTGCAAGAAGGGCTGAGAGATTACCCCCGGTACAGATTTTAATCAATTCGTCCCGGGCACACTTTCCATATCTTCCTGGTGCTCTTTCCAGGCGGCGTAGCGGTGCAGATCCGATTCAACCAGTTTCAGGCACAGGGCCACCACGCCGGCATCGTCAATGAAGCCGAAACCAAGAATCAGGTCCGGTATGACGTCCAGCGGGTTCATCACATACACCAGCGCCCCTGCGATTGCGGCGATGGTTTTCCAGGGTACGCTCCGGTAGTTGCCGTACCAGTAGTCCCGGATCATGGAAAACATCAGCTTGATGTCGGCGCTGAAACGCGCCAGCTTGCCGCTGCCTTTCACTTTTTCTTCAATGGCGCGCTGCCGGTCCAGCAACGCCTCCAGGTCTGCCCGGTGAACCTTGCTGGCCTCGGCATCCAGCTGTTTGCGGGCGTTTTTCTGGCTGAAAAGAGCCATTGGGAGGGTTCCTTGCTTGATACCTGTATGCCTATGATCGCGCAGCCTTGCCTGCAATGCCAATGGCGCGGTGCCTATCGGTGCTTGTACTGGGTCGGGCAGTAGCCCCTACTCACGCCCTCTGGTCGCAATTGGCAGTGGAAGAGTGATTACGAGCGGACGGTCGAATGGATCGTCTTTTCAAAAAAAGGGCGCCCAAAGGCGCCCCGGTCAAAACAGTGGACTGCTGAGAATCAGGCTTGTTTGCGGCGACGTGCGAGCAGAAGTCCGGTGAGGCCAAGGGCCAGCAGGGCCAAGGTGCCCGGCTCTGGAACGGTCGCGAACGCGTGGTTATCGGTTTCGAAAGCATACCCGTTGCTGGTCAGCTTAACCTCGTCGAACAGCTGGCTGCCGAAGAAGAAGTTGAAGTAGCGGTTGCTGGAGTAAGAGGCCTGGTCTCCATTTGCAGTGCCCGGGATGAAGGTGGCGATTTGAGTGCCGGTGAAGCTGGCGACTTCGTTGCCTTGGAACAGGAAAGCCAGGGTGTTGTAGCTATCAATTGAGCCCCAGTAGAGGCCAAAGTAGTTAGCATTGGTGCCTAGCGTCAGAAAGGCTGTTCCGGACTGATCAGGGTTGGGTACGGACAGATAGGCGCTATCGATGCCCGGTGGTTGAGCGCTCTGACCACTGGAGCTGGTGAAAATGGTGAAGTCGCCTGTGCAGCTGGCATAGGTGGCGCAACTGCCGCTGTTAAAGGTTTCAATGTTGGCCCCGGAAACGCTGGTGGTCGTAACACCGCCAGCTTCGGCAGTGATCAGAAGTGCGTGAGCGCTGCCAGCGAATAACAAGACCATAGCGGTAGCGATGAACTTGGATGCAAAATTAAACTTCATGGTTGTTACCTCAGTGTTACTACTTTTTCGGTGTCTGAGGTCCAACAGCAGTTGTGGTGCCAGTCTTGAAAAATACTATCATTTTCAATGAGGAAAAGGGTTTTTTGTCAATGAGCGAACGAATTGAGTGTAAACAGAATCGACAGATTCTTCTGCAGGCACCTTAAAATCGTAAATAAAGCTGACACGGTCGTCCTCGGCCAGCATTGGTTTAACCCACAAATATCCGCTTCGCCAGCCCAGCGCCGCGCCAGCCCTGGATCGCCAGGGTGCTGACCAGGCCGCCAATCATGGCGCCCACCACGCCACAGGTGAGGATGTCCTGGCCGGTGAGGTAGAGCCCGGGAATGTCGGTTTTCGGTTTCAGCCAGCCCTGCTCGAAGCGTTCGGGGTTGTGGTCCAGCCCGTACAGCTCGCCCCGGCCGTAACGGCAGAACCAGGCGGTGGAGAGCGGCGTGGAGGTTTCCACGTAATCTACCTTGCCCCGAAGTTGGGGTAGCTTCTCGTACATCGCTTCCAGCAACTGGTCGGTGATTTTCTGCTTCAGCGCCTCGTAGTCGTCGCCGCGCTTGCCCCAGGTGGTGTCCTGCCAGGGCTCGAACATTTCCCAGGTGGTGGGCGCCACGATCTCGATGGTGGAGGTGCCGGGCCAGCGGTTCTGGTAATCCGGATCCTTGGCCGCCGGGAAGGAGATATACACCACCGGGAAATCCGTGTGCTCCGGGTCGTCCAGGAACTGTTGAACGTTGCCGTCGTGGTCGGCACTGGGGTAAATCCAGAAGTTGGTGCGGGGCAGCCCGAGCTGGTCCGGTGTGCCCTTCAGGCCAATATAGAGGCCGATGTGGGGCATGGACGGAATAATGTGCCGGCGCTTGCTCTGATACCCGACCTTTTTGGCCGCATCGGGCGGCAGCAGCTTTTCGAAGGTGTTGATGACCCCGGCATTGCTGATCACCAGAGGTGCCCGGATTTCCTCGCCATCGGCCATGCGTACGCCAGTCGCCTTGCCTTTCTCGACCAGGATGTTGGTCACGTCGGCGTAGGTGAAGACCTCACCGCCCGGTTCCTGAATCACCGGAATAATCGTCTTGGCAATCTCCGAGGCACCGCCGACCGGGTAAAACCCGCCATACAGGTAATGCTTGGCGATCAGGGCATGGACCATGAAGCTGGACTGTTTCGGCGTGACCCCGCAGTCGCCCCACTGGCCGGTGATGGCGCCGATCAGCTCCTGGTTATTGGTCAGCTCGCTCAGTACGTCCCAGGTGGTCTTGTTGAAACAGTCTGGCAGCGCTACGTCCAGGCCTTTGTGAACAATCGGGCTCAGGATGCCGGGCGTCAGCTTGGAGAGGGTATACCACTGCATGCCGTCAGCGACCTTGCCCAGCAGCTTCAGGTACTGGTCGATGGCGCCCTGTTCCTCCGGGAAGGCGCTGAGCAGCGAGTGGCGCAAGCCTTCATTGCCGGCGCGCAGGTTGACCACCTTGTCGCCCAGGAAGAACCGGTCGTAGTTCTCGTCCATGGGCGCCCAGGTCAGCTTGCCGTCGGTGATGTAGTCGAACAGCCGGCGGCCCAGGGTGTGGGGCGAGCCCATGTCGCCAATGTAGTGCACACCCACATCCCACTCGTAGCCGTTGCGGGCGTAGCTGTGGGTGTAGCCGCCGGCGGTGTAGTGTTGCTCAAGGACCAGGATCTTCTTGCCGGCTTTGGCCAGGCAGGCGGCGGTGGTCAGTCCGCCAATACCGGAGCCGATCACGATGGCGTCGTAGGGGCCTTTCAATCGGTTGGCCCGGTATCTTGTGCCGATTCGAATGGTGCTCGGTTTGAGTTTTTCGGAAGACGGACTGTTTACCACCGCGCTTTTCACCACCATGCTTTGCCCCACATTTCCGGATTGGCCCAGTTCTCTGGCGTGTTCCAGGCCCGTTTGTGGTTGTAAGTATCCAGATTGTAGGTGTACAGCGTGAGTGCGCCGTTATCACTTTTCAGCTCGGCATGGCGCCGGAAGCCGAGGCCGATGAAATCGGCAAAGGCCCAGTCCGGCGTTTCGCCCACCAGTACAGCGATCTGGTGTGTGCCGTAGTTTCTGAGCTGGCCGAGCAGCAACGCGCCTTCATCATGGGGCAGGTGTTCGAGGGTGTCGGTGATCAGTGCCAGGTCTGCAACCCGATCCAGAAGCAGGCTGGCGTTCGGGTCGGTGGTGTCCAGCGCGCGCACCTCCACACCCTGCTGGTGTTTCTGCCAGATCTTAGACACCTCGGTGGCCAGAGTGCCGCAGCTCAGCAGGGTGGCGGGCGAGCTGGTGTCGATGATGCGGGCCAGGGTTTCCCGCGCTGTGCTGGTGCTTCCGTTGTCCGTCACATCATTCATAGCTGTCTCGCCTGTTAGAGCAGGGGCCAGTCTGCCGCATCCACTGTGTGCAAACCTACCGGCTGTTCCGCGTGCCCGCCCCAGCGGTCGATAAACGTGCCGGTGGGGTCGTGCTGTTGGGTCTGCTTCTCGAGGTTGAATTGCCGCAGGCCTCTGGGGTCGGCCCCCACGCCCGCCAGGTACTGCCAGTTGCCGTAGTTGCTCCCCACATCATAGTCGATCAGTTGCTCTTCAAACCATGCCGCGCCATAACGCCAGTCCAGCCCCAGTTCGTTGATGAAGCAGCTGGCCACGAGTTGCCTGGCCCGGTTGCTCATGTAGCCGGTTTCCCGAAGCTGGTTCATGGCTGCATTCACGATTGGGTACTCGGTATTACCCTGGCACCAGGCCTTGAACCGATGGCCATAAAAGGTGCCGTGGCGATGCTTGTGCTGGACACCATCCCGGCGGAACAGGTTGGCACCGTGCTTAAGCGCGCACCAGTAAAAGTATTCCCGCCAGAGTAACTCGAACCAGAGCCAATAGGTGGACTCATTTTCGGTCTCACTGGCCTCGTATTCGGAAATGCTCTCCGCCGCCTCCCGGACCGAGAGACAGCCATTGGCCAGCCAGGGCGAGAGTTTTGACGAGGCATCCCAGCGATCCAGAGCGTTGCGGGTTTCCTTATAAGTGTCGATGCCGTGGTTGCCGTACAAAAATTCCCGGAGTCGCTCGAGCCCGGCGGCTTCGCCACCCATGAACTGCAAGGGGTGAAGTGGCTCCGCGATGGGCGGGCAGTCACCCCGGTTGTCTTCCGGAAAACCCGGCGGTGGGGGCAGGGCCGTGAGCGTGCGGATTCTCAGTCGCCCGGAGCAGCGTTCGCCGGTTTTCTCCACCTGCTTGCGAAACTGGGAAAAGGTATTGGGCAGGTCCCGCAGGGTCATGGGCAGGGAACCCTCGGTAAACAGGCTCAGGGTTTCGAATTGCTGGAACAGAGTCTCTGGCAGCCTGTCCTTGATCGCCCGCCACTGACTGGCCTCCCGGGTACCCGGTAACCGCGAGCGAACCACCCGGGCAACCCGGTGCGCGTGCACCAGATCCGGGATCACCGTTTCCGGCTCACCAAAGGCAATATGCAGCCTCTGCCCCAGTGGGCGCAGGCTGCGCTCCAGCGCCACCAGACTCTGCCAGAGAAAACGCCAGCGGTGATCCCCCATGGTCTTGCTCTGCAGCGGCCCCGGCGCGAACCAGCGTGGGTCCACCACGTAGACGCAGAGCAGCATGTCGGAGCGGGACGCGGCCAGTAGTGCGGCGTTGTCGTGCAGGCGAAGGTCGCGGGTGAACCAGTAAAGCGTATTCAAGATGGAAGCTCCTTGGCCTTTTGATTGTTCTCCTAGATACGCGCCGGATTCAGAAAGGATTTTGCAGAATGGTTTTGGGACAGATGGGAAGACTTCGGCAATTGTCGGATCAATGGCGTGTGTCCGTCAGTCGCCGCCCATATAGATAGACATCAGATGATTGTCATCCCTGATGTCTTTCTGTGTGCCTGCAAATTTGCGCTTCCCCCCTGCAAAGATATACACACTGTCGGCGACAGGGAGGGCTTCACGAATATTCTGCTCCACCATGATGACGCCGACGCCGCGCTCCTTCAGGCTGACAACACGCTCCATGGTTTCATGGACCAGCGCGGGGGAGAGCCCCGCTGAGGGCTCGTCAAGCATCACAAACTCAGGATCCGTGACCAGCGCCCGGGCGATGGCCACCATCATCTGCTCTCCCCCCGACAGTGAGCCCGCCGCGGTATTCCGCCGGCGCTGCAAGTTGGGGTAATCCGCAATTAGCGCTTCAATACGGTCCTCAACAACCTGTTTATTGTCCAGCGCGTACCCGCCCATTCTGAGGTTCTCCATGACGGTAAAGCGCGGAAATACACCCCCGCCCTGAGGCATCATCACAATGCCGTTGCGCACCATGGCGTGTACCGGTAACCCGGTGAGCTCGGTGTTGCCGAGTGTGATCCGTCCGGACCATGCCGGTAAAAGACCGGCAATCGCCTTCACAACAGTGGATTTGCCGCTGCCATTGGGGCCGAAAATGCAGGTTATCTGCCCCGGTCGGGCAGAGACGGAGATGTCATGCACTATCTCCTGTTTACCGTAACCGGTAACCAGGTTGTCGACGCTCAGCTCGTTGCTCATGTACGCCCCAGGTAGGCTTGTTGGACATTGCTGTCGCTGGCGATGGTTTCGAAGTCACCTTCTGCTACGACTTTGCCCTGATCCATCACCACCAGCCGGTCGCAGATTTCTTTTACCATTTCCATGTCATGTTCAATGATCAGAAACGTAATGCCAGTTTTTTGCAAGCGCTGTATGGCGCCCAGAATGATCTGACGAATGTTTGGATGCACACCGGCCGTGACCTCATCGAGCAAAATCACTTTCGGGTCGCGCATGCAGACCCGCCCGAACTCCACCAGTTTCTGCTGACCGCCTGAAAGCTCAGAGGCCAGGTTATTGACCACATGGCTGATCTCCAGCATTTCCAGAGTATCTTTCATCCTGTCACGGGCGCCTTGCC
This sequence is a window from Marinobacter subterrani. Protein-coding genes within it:
- a CDS encoding circularly permuted type 2 ATP-grasp protein, with protein sequence MLIQTPAEGLYDELFDEDNRVRSHCRMLEHWLVNSDEDLIAEKRREADVLFQRLGITFNVYGEDQGADRLIPFDLIPRVISATDWHILQTGLRQRVQALNRFLHDIYHDYEIVKAGVISAEQVFANPQYQPGMQNLKLPRNLYCHIAGIDLIRHNDGDFYVLEDNLRCPSGVSYMLENRRMMMRLFPELFAHSSVAPVEHYPNLLGETLRAASLKPDPTVVVLTPGRFNSAYFEHAFLARQMGVELVEGADLFVAHNRVYMKTTVGPQQVDVIYRRVDDDFLDPLAGNPDSMLGVAGLYAAYRTGNVVLTNAMGTGVADDKSIYPYVPDMIRFYLDEEPILKNVPTWQCRKPTDLQYVLDHLPELVVKEAQGAGGYGMLIGPKASKKELATFRSLLKARPQDYIAQPTLSLSTCPTFVNEGVAPRHLDLRPFVLSGKKIQMVPGGLTRVALKEGSLVVNSSQGGGTKDTWVLEDDPC
- a CDS encoding ammonium transporter — translated: MEITSAVQTLTESANTLFILIGAIMVLAMHAGFAFLEVGTVRHKNQVNALVKIMTDFGVSTVAYFFIGYYVAYGSHFMTGAAELTAANGYELVKFFFLMTFAAAIPAIVSGGIAERAKFYPMLIASSLIVAFVYPFFEGLIWNGNYGFQSWLQTRFGASFHDFAGSVVVHAVGGWIALAAVLVLGARKGRYRNGRVVAFAPSNIPFLALGAWILTVGWFGFNVMSAQTLDGISGLVAVNSLMAMVGGILVSMFLGRKDPGFIHNGPLAGLVAVCAGSDLMHPVGALVTGAVAGAIFVYLFEWAQAKIERLDDVLGVWPLHGVCGAWGAIACGIFGQQALGGLGGVSLMSQLIGSVAGILVAFVGGLVVYSVINAISGLRLTEEEEFNGADLSIHRIGANAVE
- a CDS encoding flagellar motor protein MotB → MDELPEEEKPGIPAWVVTFADLMSLLMCFFVLLLSFSEIDAQKFKQIAGELSQAFGVQREVPVLEIPEGTSPIFDKFSPAPPEPTVVNEVKQTTTEEAPQLQTLKSPTDMAVEAAMEEQMQETMDEILKVLEPAIADGRINVSQDQRRIVIRVEEKGSFPSGSAQLTWEFEGLLLDMAKVLSGIPGKLTIEGHTDNLPIRTDRFYSNWDLSAARAAAVANVLVARDQVEPSRLSVTGLADTEPRVPNTSAENRAQNRRVEIIIDLSGPLQEQEVRLRELIQSESENQKSPLGIESHSATPGEISW
- a CDS encoding MotA/TolQ/ExbB proton channel family protein; this translates as MDFATLVGLAGAILIIASAVILGTSPSVFINAPSLLIVVGGTLLVVLAKFSFAQFFGAFKAAARAFKFKLPETQASIEELVDIANVARKEGVLGLEGREVGSPFLAQGIQMLVDGQNGNTIKQLLGKERLMTLDHNRSGAKVFTAMADVAPAMGMIGTLVGLVQMLSNMEDPKSIGPAMAVALLTTLYGAMIATMIATPIADKLSLRMTEEARMQSLYIDALVAIQEGTNPRIIEQMLSSYLPRKEREKLAEAEVT
- a CDS encoding YkvA family protein, whose product is MALFSQKNARKQLDAEASKVHRADLEALLDRQRAIEEKVKGSGKLARFSADIKLMFSMIRDYWYGNYRSVPWKTIAAIAGALVYVMNPLDVIPDLILGFGFIDDAGVVALCLKLVESDLHRYAAWKEHQEDMESVPGTN
- a CDS encoding Npun_F0296 family exosortase-dependent surface protein is translated as MKFNFASKFIATAMVLLFAGSAHALLITAEAGGVTTTSVSGANIETFNSGSCATYASCTGDFTIFTSSSGQSAQPPGIDSAYLSVPNPDQSGTAFLTLGTNANYFGLYWGSIDSYNTLAFLFQGNEVASFTGTQIATFIPGTANGDQASYSSNRYFNFFFGSQLFDEVKLTSNGYAFETDNHAFATVPEPGTLALLALGLTGLLLARRRKQA
- a CDS encoding phytoene desaturase family protein, which produces MVVKSAVVNSPSSEKLKPSTIRIGTRYRANRLKGPYDAIVIGSGIGGLTTAACLAKAGKKILVLEQHYTAGGYTHSYARNGYEWDVGVHYIGDMGSPHTLGRRLFDYITDGKLTWAPMDENYDRFFLGDKVVNLRAGNEGLRHSLLSAFPEEQGAIDQYLKLLGKVADGMQWYTLSKLTPGILSPIVHKGLDVALPDCFNKTTWDVLSELTNNQELIGAITGQWGDCGVTPKQSSFMVHALIAKHYLYGGFYPVGGASEIAKTIIPVIQEPGGEVFTYADVTNILVEKGKATGVRMADGEEIRAPLVISNAGVINTFEKLLPPDAAKKVGYQSKRRHIIPSMPHIGLYIGLKGTPDQLGLPRTNFWIYPSADHDGNVQQFLDDPEHTDFPVVYISFPAAKDPDYQNRWPGTSTIEIVAPTTWEMFEPWQDTTWGKRGDDYEALKQKITDQLLEAMYEKLPQLRGKVDYVETSTPLSTAWFCRYGRGELYGLDHNPERFEQGWLKPKTDIPGLYLTGQDILTCGVVGAMIGGLVSTLAIQGWRGAGLAKRIFVG
- a CDS encoding DUF6231 family protein yields the protein MNDVTDNGSTSTARETLARIIDTSSPATLLSCGTLATEVSKIWQKHQQGVEVRALDTTDPNASLLLDRVADLALITDTLEHLPHDEGALLLGQLRNYGTHQIAVLVGETPDWAFADFIGLGFRRHAELKSDNGALTLYTYNLDTYNHKRAWNTPENWANPEMWGKAWW
- a CDS encoding DASH family cryptochrome, whose product is MNTLYWFTRDLRLHDNAALLAASRSDMLLCVYVVDPRWFAPGPLQSKTMGDHRWRFLWQSLVALERSLRPLGQRLHIAFGEPETVIPDLVHAHRVARVVRSRLPGTREASQWRAIKDRLPETLFQQFETLSLFTEGSLPMTLRDLPNTFSQFRKQVEKTGERCSGRLRIRTLTALPPPPGFPEDNRGDCPPIAEPLHPLQFMGGEAAGLERLREFLYGNHGIDTYKETRNALDRWDASSKLSPWLANGCLSVREAAESISEYEASETENESTYWLWFELLWREYFYWCALKHGANLFRRDGVQHKHRHGTFYGHRFKAWCQGNTEYPIVNAAMNQLRETGYMSNRARQLVASCFINELGLDWRYGAAWFEEQLIDYDVGSNYGNWQYLAGVGADPRGLRQFNLEKQTQQHDPTGTFIDRWGGHAEQPVGLHTVDAADWPLL
- a CDS encoding ABC transporter ATP-binding protein, giving the protein MSNELSVDNLVTGYGKQEIVHDISVSARPGQITCIFGPNGSGKSTVVKAIAGLLPAWSGRITLGNTELTGLPVHAMVRNGIVMMPQGGGVFPRFTVMENLRMGGYALDNKQVVEDRIEALIADYPNLQRRRNTAAGSLSGGEQMMVAIARALVTDPEFVMLDEPSAGLSPALVHETMERVVSLKERGVGVIMVEQNIREALPVADSVYIFAGGKRKFAGTQKDIRDDNHLMSIYMGGD
- a CDS encoding ABC transporter ATP-binding protein: MSPASRSAEQPGYPPLRIESVAKHFGGITAVDGVSLFADAGEVVGVIGPNGSGKSTLFSLAAGGQKPDAGKILLQGIDVTGWPTWKIARAGISRTFQIPSLFINMTVRDNLLAAAVEGDWQGARDRMKDTLEMLEISHVVNNLASELSGGQQKLVEFGRVCMRDPKVILLDEVTAGVHPNIRQIILGAIQRLQKTGITFLIIEHDMEMVKEICDRLVVMDQGKVVAEGDFETIASDSNVQQAYLGRT